From a single Pigmentibacter ruber genomic region:
- a CDS encoding efflux RND transporter permease subunit, whose protein sequence is MFLSTVSVKRPYFSSMLNIVVIIFGLLAFANIGIDRDPNVDLPYVSASVTYKGMNPKTAEQLLLNPMEEAFKSLPGLKKIDGTAGQDFASVFLEFHLNVDIDKATADVRNAIGAIEFPKDAEKPSIFKVKNSARPFMTFDITSDKMSEQDLSTYVNKELKPLLQRISGVGQVNISGTIQREIHINLNPSILNALHLNPNQIKKEINSQIVNKPSGVLRNSDSQFSIITNTIPSSLDLIAKIPIAQKDKPLIRVEDFATIQDTHAEVTNYSEVNGKKSIVINIIKESKGNIVETASQLRKLVENLNKTNKDKMHISINFDDSIYINESYKNVRFDIILGSILAILVVYLFLHDWRNTFICSIAIPTSIIGTLAIINYLGFTLNFMTLLALTLSIGILVDDAIVVIENIHRHKVMGKSALTAAIDGSQEIGLAAIAVTLAIAAVFVPVAYMEGIIGRYFYEFGLTVSVAVLISLFVAFTVVPMLSSKLGTKQPFHSKEIQWQIKFNHFFHVFQNNYQKILKYSLQKKKTTLLVGILIFVLSLFLLKFVPTKFQPTEDESVSYFSFQLAQGTPLEEAIRRGKEIRDHIRTYPGTTDIIMNVGSNNDSASSLSFTIKLVDPKKRNYSTNEFTQRLNESASKFIRNPNEKIGGNGYNSAIYLDLYSTDSQGLYEYSKKVLQHITKIKDIGTPESSVSDAAYEYRVTPDFIKAASLGVSPSNIAETLQLLYKGEKVGDYYAEGRYFDIKILIPTKKEQTLNSLAGIFIFSEKGDPVLLSSVASIEKVAIEPNIKHINGITNVTISADYFGKDLGKIMTQINKYIAETKPKSIDTSYGGQTELLDETSGTVSKALLLALAFIFIVLSAQFENFKAPLAILFSIPLSFSGAFLAILIAGQSLTIFAMIGIILLLGLVTKNAILLIEFAQQKIAEGIDVDKALLEAAVVRLRPILMTTLTMIAGMLPLIFGTGAGHEAYSNLGVTVTGGLISSTLLTLVVVPCVYSLLIKFKFPKKIPFIS, encoded by the coding sequence ATGTTTCTTTCAACTGTATCGGTGAAACGTCCCTATTTTTCCTCAATGTTAAACATAGTCGTCATTATTTTTGGTTTGCTTGCATTTGCAAATATAGGAATTGACAGAGATCCCAATGTCGACCTTCCTTATGTTTCTGCTAGCGTAACTTACAAAGGTATGAATCCCAAAACCGCTGAACAATTATTATTAAATCCAATGGAAGAAGCGTTTAAAAGTTTACCAGGCTTAAAAAAAATAGATGGTACAGCTGGTCAAGACTTTGCCAGTGTATTTTTAGAATTCCATTTAAATGTAGATATTGATAAAGCAACAGCTGATGTAAGAAATGCAATAGGTGCTATTGAGTTTCCAAAAGATGCTGAAAAACCCTCTATCTTTAAAGTAAAAAATAGTGCCAGACCTTTTATGACTTTTGATATTACTAGTGATAAAATGTCAGAGCAAGATTTATCAACATATGTTAACAAAGAATTAAAACCTTTACTCCAAAGAATTAGTGGAGTAGGGCAAGTTAATATTTCGGGAACAATACAGAGAGAAATTCATATTAACTTAAATCCTTCCATATTAAATGCACTCCATTTAAATCCCAATCAAATAAAAAAAGAAATTAATTCACAAATTGTGAATAAACCTAGCGGAGTTCTGAGAAATTCAGATTCACAATTTAGTATTATTACTAATACTATTCCAAGTTCACTAGACTTAATTGCAAAAATTCCCATTGCGCAAAAAGACAAACCGCTTATTAGGGTAGAAGATTTTGCCACTATTCAAGACACCCATGCTGAAGTAACAAATTACAGCGAAGTAAACGGTAAAAAAAGTATTGTGATTAATATTATTAAAGAATCAAAAGGAAATATTGTAGAAACAGCTTCTCAGTTAAGAAAATTAGTAGAAAATTTAAATAAAACAAACAAAGATAAAATGCACATATCTATAAACTTTGATGACTCAATTTATATCAATGAGTCATATAAAAACGTCAGGTTTGATATTATTTTAGGTTCAATTCTTGCAATTCTTGTAGTGTATCTTTTTTTACATGACTGGCGTAATACTTTTATTTGCTCAATTGCTATCCCAACATCTATTATTGGTACTTTAGCTATTATAAATTACTTAGGTTTTACTTTAAACTTCATGACACTTCTTGCCTTAACTCTTTCAATTGGAATTTTAGTTGATGATGCTATTGTGGTGATTGAAAATATTCACAGACATAAAGTTATGGGCAAATCTGCTCTTACAGCTGCAATAGATGGCTCCCAAGAAATTGGTTTAGCGGCCATAGCTGTTACTTTAGCCATTGCAGCAGTTTTTGTTCCAGTTGCTTATATGGAAGGAATTATTGGTCGCTATTTTTATGAATTTGGACTGACGGTCTCTGTTGCCGTTCTTATTTCATTATTTGTAGCATTTACAGTAGTGCCCATGCTAAGTAGTAAGCTTGGCACTAAACAACCATTCCATTCAAAAGAAATACAATGGCAAATTAAGTTTAACCATTTTTTTCATGTATTCCAAAATAATTACCAAAAAATATTAAAATATTCTTTGCAAAAGAAAAAAACAACTCTACTAGTTGGGATTTTAATTTTTGTCTTGAGTTTATTTTTATTAAAATTTGTTCCGACAAAATTTCAACCAACTGAAGATGAAAGTGTGAGTTATTTTTCCTTTCAATTAGCCCAAGGAACACCTTTAGAAGAGGCAATTAGACGTGGGAAAGAAATACGCGATCACATACGCACTTATCCAGGTACAACAGATATCATCATGAATGTTGGAAGTAACAATGACTCAGCTTCATCTCTAAGTTTTACAATTAAATTAGTAGATCCTAAAAAAAGAAATTATTCAACAAATGAATTCACTCAAAGACTGAATGAATCAGCAAGCAAGTTTATACGCAATCCTAATGAAAAAATTGGTGGAAATGGGTACAATAGTGCCATATATCTAGATTTATATTCAACAGATTCCCAAGGATTATATGAATATTCAAAAAAAGTTTTACAGCATATTACAAAAATTAAAGATATCGGCACCCCAGAAAGTTCTGTCAGCGATGCCGCATATGAATATCGAGTTACACCAGATTTTATCAAAGCGGCTTCACTAGGAGTGTCTCCTAGCAATATTGCCGAGACTTTACAGCTTTTATATAAAGGAGAAAAAGTTGGTGATTATTATGCTGAAGGTAGATATTTTGATATTAAAATTTTAATACCAACAAAAAAAGAACAAACACTAAATAGCCTTGCTGGAATTTTTATATTTTCGGAAAAAGGAGATCCTGTGTTGTTAAGTTCAGTTGCAAGTATAGAAAAAGTCGCAATAGAACCAAATATTAAACATATCAATGGTATTACCAATGTAACAATTTCAGCAGACTACTTTGGAAAAGATCTAGGAAAAATAATGACCCAAATAAACAAATATATTGCTGAGACAAAGCCAAAATCTATTGATACTTCTTATGGTGGGCAAACAGAATTATTAGATGAAACAAGTGGTACCGTAAGTAAAGCATTACTGTTAGCATTAGCCTTTATTTTTATTGTATTAAGTGCACAGTTTGAAAATTTTAAAGCTCCCCTAGCAATATTATTTAGTATTCCCCTTTCTTTTTCTGGAGCATTTTTAGCAATATTAATTGCAGGACAATCCTTAACTATTTTTGCGATGATTGGTATTATTTTGCTTTTAGGTCTCGTGACGAAAAATGCTATTTTACTTATTGAATTTGCCCAACAAAAAATTGCTGAAGGAATAGATGTCGACAAAGCTTTGCTTGAAGCTGCTGTTGTTCGTTTGCGTCCAATTTTAATGACGACACTCACCATGATTGCTGGCATGCTTCCGCTTATTTTTGGAACGGGAGCAGGGCATGAAGCATATTCGAACTTAGGAGTAACTGTCACGGGCGGACTGATTTCATCAACACTTTTAACTTTAGTTGTTGTTCCATGTGTTTATAGTTTGCTGATTAAGTTTAAATTTCCTAAAAAAATTCCATTCATTTCATAG
- a CDS encoding efflux RND transporter periplasmic adaptor subunit codes for MIYKKIMISVFMVIFSNLFVFCTKKGEKASLPPEETKNLQASNKKEEPKNNSSESKQANNSEPTKSNSIVEIKDNINPQNQKTTEVKNTNADNNIVPIIPAILKAENQSALSFLTNGRITNIYYRAGEKVKQGQILASLEDNNAIIDVKTAKIDVELKKLALEQQQKTVERLEKQLSSGIINSATLEKEKNILKTKDLEYQSAKASLEGKEYILKSTKIASPFEGIITKVEKSVGDYVTAGTAIFQITEAKNYKIYAQIPVTYYSKFKTGMKFKFQEPISKASGEAEIKRVVSVIDSSSKTFDVYAEILSVSEKLIPGVYLEIKLNP; via the coding sequence ATGATTTATAAAAAAATAATGATTTCAGTATTTATGGTTATTTTCTCAAATTTATTTGTCTTTTGTACAAAAAAAGGCGAGAAAGCATCGTTACCCCCTGAGGAAACAAAAAATTTACAAGCAAGTAATAAAAAAGAAGAACCTAAAAATAACTCTTCTGAAAGTAAACAAGCAAATAATTCAGAACCCACTAAATCCAATTCTATTGTTGAAATAAAAGATAACATTAATCCACAGAATCAAAAAACTACTGAAGTAAAAAATACTAATGCTGATAATAATATCGTTCCTATTATTCCTGCAATATTAAAAGCAGAAAATCAAAGTGCGCTTAGTTTTTTAACAAATGGTAGAATTACAAATATTTACTATCGAGCTGGAGAAAAAGTAAAACAAGGGCAAATTCTAGCTTCACTAGAAGATAATAATGCCATAATAGATGTAAAAACTGCAAAAATTGATGTTGAGTTAAAAAAATTGGCTCTTGAACAACAACAAAAAACTGTAGAAAGATTAGAAAAACAGTTAAGCAGTGGAATTATAAACTCTGCTACTTTAGAGAAAGAAAAAAATATCTTAAAGACAAAAGACCTGGAGTATCAATCAGCCAAGGCAAGTTTGGAAGGAAAAGAGTATATTTTAAAATCTACAAAAATAGCTTCACCCTTTGAAGGAATAATTACCAAAGTTGAAAAATCAGTAGGTGATTATGTTACTGCTGGGACTGCTATTTTTCAGATTACTGAAGCAAAAAATTATAAAATTTACGCACAAATTCCTGTTACTTACTATAGTAAATTTAAGACAGGTATGAAATTTAAATTTCAAGAACCTATTTCAAAAGCTTCTGGTGAAGCCGAAATTAAAAGAGTTGTTTCTGTTATCGATTCTTCTTCAAAAACTTTTGATGTATATGCAGAAATTCTTAGTGTCAGTGAAAAATTGATCCCCGGTGTTTATTTAGAAATAAAACTTAACCCCTAA
- a CDS encoding TolC family protein translates to MKINNNNGLICLILVLSYHYNIFAHEKQMKTTSLQIDLNSTMDLAEKNSLQLKSSLDDYNSSNFQHTLSYFQFGPSLEASAETEWYLRRDAMNLNSNQNGDRSSSVTLKITQPISNIWKNYYNIKELEAKKDASAFDYTFQKINARITAAQAFLEAQQALNDLEIKKTTFENAAIQYKETSVLFETGDASKDKVDLLLSQANLNSVENDVNKAKIEYLNKLENLKKVLKLSEQTEISLKPLEYSFWEKQKVILKDLNILIQESKNNRPDLKSIEKNLFASKQEIAKNSFKFFPEISAFSTYTNTEIFNNESGLNNNSNLDNSNSSLNGLSFGISMSWSIWDGGLSLAERSSLKNKEIKNKLNYEEKNYDIIEEVKNNYNTLKNNLQILPQLIKLSEIYSESYKLSLVKYKTGNLTASELIKSQNELLNAKISLAKIRGDIDYNWLKLQSAIGTIPSYSNTRLIK, encoded by the coding sequence ATGAAAATTAATAACAACAATGGACTAATCTGTTTAATCTTAGTTTTGTCATATCATTACAATATTTTTGCGCATGAAAAGCAAATGAAAACAACTTCTCTTCAAATAGATTTAAATTCAACCATGGATTTAGCTGAGAAAAACTCTCTTCAATTAAAAAGCTCTCTAGATGATTATAATTCTTCAAATTTTCAGCACACCCTCTCTTATTTTCAATTTGGACCTAGCCTAGAAGCTTCTGCTGAAACTGAGTGGTACCTAAGAAGAGATGCTATGAATTTAAATTCAAATCAAAATGGTGATAGAAGCTCTTCAGTTACATTAAAAATCACGCAACCAATATCAAATATTTGGAAAAATTATTATAACATAAAAGAACTTGAAGCTAAAAAAGATGCGTCCGCTTTTGATTATACTTTTCAAAAAATTAATGCCCGAATAACTGCAGCCCAAGCTTTTTTAGAAGCTCAACAAGCATTAAATGATCTTGAAATAAAAAAAACAACATTTGAAAACGCTGCTATTCAATATAAAGAAACAAGCGTGCTTTTTGAAACAGGAGACGCCAGTAAAGACAAAGTAGATTTACTATTATCGCAAGCAAATCTAAATTCCGTAGAAAATGACGTAAATAAAGCTAAAATTGAATATTTAAATAAGTTAGAAAACTTAAAAAAAGTTTTAAAACTTAGTGAACAGACAGAAATTTCATTAAAACCATTAGAATATTCTTTTTGGGAAAAACAAAAAGTAATATTAAAAGATCTTAATATATTAATTCAAGAAAGCAAAAATAACAGACCAGATCTTAAAAGTATTGAAAAAAACTTGTTTGCTAGCAAGCAAGAAATTGCAAAAAATAGCTTTAAGTTTTTCCCTGAAATATCGGCTTTTTCAACATATACAAACACTGAAATATTTAATAATGAAAGTGGGTTAAACAATAATTCAAATCTTGATAACTCTAATTCTTCCTTAAATGGTTTATCTTTTGGCATATCTATGTCTTGGAGTATTTGGGATGGTGGATTAAGTTTAGCAGAAAGAAGTTCTTTAAAAAACAAAGAAATAAAAAATAAATTAAATTACGAGGAAAAAAACTATGATATTATTGAAGAAGTAAAAAATAATTACAATACTTTAAAAAATAATCTTCAAATTTTACCACAACTAATAAAACTTTCAGAGATTTATTCCGAATCCTATAAACTTTCTTTAGTGAAATATAAAACAGGAAATTTAACTGCTTCAGAACTTATAAAAAGCCAAAATGAACTTTTAAATGCAAAAATTTCTTTAGCAAAAATTAGAGGTGATATTGATTACAACTGGCTTAAATTACAATCAGCAATAGGAACTATTCCATCTTATTCTAATACAAGGTTGATAAAATGA
- a CDS encoding POTRA domain-containing protein has translation MSSLKKIIPILFCLSSFSAFAAEKTFNKIEFLGNNRTEESVLNLIVEINSGDQFQTEKLEKAVQQLKNTHLFSKVEVSTAGDKDDSNKIDVKFNLEEKWAIIPVPIAYSAGGVSRYGVALKDYNFLGRFYQLTNYFYLQNSKPNFGSTFVNNFTFNLPLVSVLSFNYVDNKNTIYNKNREVGYYSVNLIQLEGDLIWKFNDYINLGGGLKYENAGNINIQMMKR, from the coding sequence ATGTCTTCACTGAAAAAAATTATTCCAATTCTATTTTGCCTAAGTAGTTTCTCAGCTTTTGCTGCGGAAAAAACCTTTAATAAAATAGAGTTCTTGGGTAACAATAGAACTGAAGAGTCTGTGTTAAATTTAATAGTAGAGATAAATTCTGGGGATCAATTTCAAACAGAAAAACTTGAAAAAGCTGTGCAACAATTAAAAAATACTCATCTATTTTCTAAAGTAGAAGTATCAACTGCTGGTGATAAGGACGACTCTAATAAAATCGATGTGAAATTTAATTTAGAGGAAAAATGGGCCATTATACCTGTACCAATAGCTTATTCAGCTGGTGGAGTATCGAGATACGGTGTGGCTTTAAAAGATTATAATTTTTTAGGTAGATTTTATCAATTGACTAATTATTTTTATCTGCAAAATTCCAAGCCCAATTTTGGTAGTACTTTTGTCAATAATTTTACTTTTAACTTACCTTTAGTAAGTGTTCTTAGCTTTAATTATGTTGATAATAAAAATACAATTTACAATAAAAACAGAGAAGTGGGATACTATTCGGTTAATTTAATACAACTAGAAGGCGATTTGATCTGGAAATTTAATGATTATATCAATCTTGGTGGCGGATTAAAATATGAAAATGCAGGAAATATAAATATTCAAATGATGAAAAGATAA
- a CDS encoding MerR family transcriptional regulator: MAIKIKINNQSQEQKGNWFKLHDAAELLSVSEITLRRKIKTGKIKSELREGKYFVFLSEKQYKGKKQEIYEIEKYLLEKEEEIKNLKTQLLDQKILINALEEKVKQYNKNFS, from the coding sequence ATGGCAATAAAAATCAAAATAAATAATCAGTCCCAGGAACAAAAAGGCAATTGGTTTAAATTGCATGATGCAGCCGAACTTTTGTCTGTTTCTGAAATTACATTACGCAGAAAAATAAAGACAGGAAAAATTAAATCGGAGTTAAGAGAGGGAAAATATTTTGTTTTCTTATCTGAAAAACAATATAAGGGGAAAAAACAAGAAATTTATGAAATTGAAAAATATTTACTTGAGAAAGAAGAGGAAATTAAAAATTTAAAAACTCAACTTTTGGATCAAAAAATTCTTATTAATGCTTTAGAGGAAAAAGTAAAACAATATAACAAAAATTTCTCTTAG
- a CDS encoding response regulator, giving the protein MKVLLIDDDADLLEMSVRRFKKKGFEIDSAQNLTTARNFLKNDSSIQSIICDLFLLDGENGLDFFEKEIKNQFKGKFILATGDDTADPRIEKLKSEYKLFTCFQKPYSIDDVIKYIEQ; this is encoded by the coding sequence ATGAAGGTTTTGCTAATAGATGATGATGCTGACCTTTTAGAAATGTCTGTAAGAAGGTTTAAAAAGAAAGGTTTTGAAATAGACTCTGCACAAAACTTAACAACTGCAAGAAATTTTTTAAAAAATGATTCGTCTATTCAATCTATTATCTGTGATCTATTTTTACTTGATGGTGAAAATGGTTTAGATTTTTTTGAAAAAGAAATAAAAAATCAATTTAAAGGAAAATTTATTTTAGCAACAGGAGACGATACTGCGGATCCAAGAATAGAAAAATTGAAAAGTGAATATAAATTATTTACTTGTTTTCAAAAGCCTTATTCTATAGACGATGTCATAAAATATATAGAGCAGTAG
- a CDS encoding NADP-dependent malic enzyme, protein MGLREDALHYHSKGRKGKIETGITKECKTQRDITLAYSPGVAEPCKEIAKDPSLVYEYTAKGNLVAVVTNGTAILGLGAIGPLAGKPVMEGKAVLFKMFADIDCYDIELNAKTPEEIISACRMLEPTFGGINLEDIKAPECFEVEEKLREELDIPVFHDDQHGTAIVSGAALLNACEITGRKISEIKCVVNGAGAAAISCAQMYLNLGLKRENLILCDSKGVVYKGRIEGMNKYKQRFENDTAKRTLAEALEGADFFCGLSVAGAVTQDMVKTMAANPIIFAMANPDPEISPKDIKAVRNDAIIATGRSDYPNQVNNVLGYPYIFRGAMDVLSRRINEEMKMAAVHAIAALAKEDIPESVTKSYQNAGNMEFGREYLIPKPFDPRLLLKVAPAVAKAAMDTKVARKNIDLEHYVDQLESRLGVLQSVTRKIKRSVVVKNRNSGKKMRVVLPEGTSPKILKAAEIVKSEGICEPILLGNIDKIKKLIVEAKLDKQLANIEIIDPIESEQSQKYASLLLEKRARKGVTRMGAYELIAGDHHYFASMMVEAGDADAFCSGVHHNYGDTLRPALQIIGTKPDKILAGIYLLLWKDRSIFVADTTVNITSTAEQLAQIAIQTHDLAKIHLTEQPRVAMLSFSNFGSTKHPEAEKVCKATGIVKKLRPDIEIDGEMQADFALSSELLDRSYGFSTLKGPANVLIFPDLTSGNIAYKLLGNLGGATSIGPILTGMKKPVNVLARNSDIEEIVNLITFTVHSAQNGI, encoded by the coding sequence ATGGGCTTAAGAGAAGACGCTTTGCACTATCATAGCAAAGGACGTAAAGGAAAAATTGAAACAGGAATTACGAAAGAATGCAAAACGCAACGTGACATTACTTTAGCCTACTCTCCAGGGGTTGCAGAGCCTTGTAAAGAAATAGCAAAAGATCCTTCATTAGTTTATGAATATACTGCAAAAGGGAATCTTGTTGCAGTTGTGACAAACGGAACAGCAATACTGGGGCTGGGTGCAATTGGGCCTTTAGCAGGAAAACCTGTGATGGAAGGAAAAGCTGTCCTTTTTAAAATGTTTGCTGATATTGATTGTTACGATATTGAATTAAATGCTAAAACACCAGAAGAAATAATTTCAGCCTGTAGAATGTTAGAACCAACATTTGGAGGAATAAATTTAGAGGATATAAAAGCTCCGGAATGTTTTGAAGTAGAAGAAAAATTAAGAGAAGAATTGGATATTCCAGTATTTCATGATGATCAACACGGTACAGCTATTGTCAGTGGAGCTGCTTTACTAAATGCTTGTGAAATTACGGGCAGAAAAATTTCTGAAATAAAATGTGTTGTTAATGGAGCTGGGGCAGCAGCTATTTCTTGTGCACAAATGTATTTAAATTTGGGATTGAAACGTGAAAATTTAATTTTGTGTGATTCTAAAGGTGTTGTTTATAAAGGTCGTATTGAAGGTATGAACAAATATAAACAACGCTTTGAAAATGACACAGCCAAAAGAACACTAGCAGAGGCTTTAGAAGGTGCTGACTTTTTTTGTGGGTTAAGTGTTGCAGGTGCTGTTACACAAGACATGGTAAAAACTATGGCAGCAAATCCAATTATTTTTGCCATGGCTAACCCTGATCCTGAAATTTCTCCAAAAGATATTAAAGCTGTTAGAAACGATGCAATTATTGCTACAGGACGTTCTGATTATCCTAATCAAGTAAACAATGTGTTGGGTTATCCTTACATTTTCCGTGGTGCAATGGATGTTTTATCTAGAAGAATTAATGAAGAAATGAAAATGGCTGCTGTGCATGCAATAGCGGCACTTGCAAAAGAAGATATTCCAGAAAGTGTAACAAAGTCTTATCAAAATGCTGGAAATATGGAATTTGGTAGGGAATATTTAATTCCTAAACCATTTGATCCAAGACTTTTATTAAAAGTTGCACCTGCTGTTGCCAAAGCAGCAATGGACACTAAAGTAGCTAGGAAAAATATTGATTTAGAACATTATGTTGATCAATTAGAATCACGTTTAGGAGTTTTACAATCGGTAACAAGAAAAATTAAAAGAAGTGTGGTTGTGAAAAATAGAAATTCTGGGAAAAAAATGCGAGTTGTTTTGCCAGAAGGAACTAGTCCAAAAATTTTAAAAGCAGCTGAAATTGTTAAGTCAGAAGGAATTTGTGAACCAATTCTTTTAGGTAATATTGATAAAATTAAAAAGTTAATTGTCGAAGCTAAATTAGATAAACAACTTGCAAATATTGAAATTATTGATCCTATTGAAAGTGAACAATCACAAAAATATGCTTCTTTGTTACTAGAAAAAAGAGCTAGAAAAGGCGTAACAAGAATGGGAGCATATGAATTAATTGCTGGTGATCATCATTATTTTGCTTCCATGATGGTTGAAGCAGGAGATGCCGATGCTTTTTGTTCAGGAGTTCATCATAATTATGGAGATACACTTCGCCCTGCATTGCAAATTATTGGTACAAAACCAGATAAAATATTAGCTGGTATCTATCTATTACTTTGGAAAGATAGAAGTATTTTTGTAGCAGATACAACAGTAAACATAACTTCAACTGCAGAACAGCTTGCGCAAATTGCTATTCAAACGCATGATTTAGCAAAAATACATTTAACAGAACAACCAAGAGTAGCTATGCTAAGTTTCAGTAATTTTGGAAGCACTAAACATCCAGAGGCTGAAAAAGTTTGTAAAGCTACTGGAATTGTTAAAAAATTAAGACCAGATATTGAAATTGATGGTGAAATGCAAGCTGACTTTGCTTTATCCTCGGAATTATTAGATCGTTCCTATGGTTTTTCTACTTTAAAAGGACCAGCAAATGTGCTTATTTTCCCAGATTTAACTTCTGGAAATATAGCATATAAATTACTTGGAAATTTGGGTGGGGCTACGTCTATAGGACCAATATTAACAGGGATGAAAAAACCAGTAAATGTTTTAGCACGAAATTCAGACATTGAAGAAATTGTTAATTTAATTACATTTACAGTGCACAGTGCACAAAATGGAATTTAG
- a CDS encoding IS6 family transposase has translation MDFKWKHADRMIIIMAIRWYVSYSLSYRQVEELLAERGIFVDHTTIHRWIVEYGPKLLKKFYKLRKRICGSWRMDETYIKVKGEWCYLYRAVDKHGQTIDIYLSKRRDTTSAKRFFQKCFRSSGIPEKVNIDKSGSNTAALKAINKDLKSADKILIRQNKYLNNLVEQDHRFIKKKVKPMLGFFSLKSARATLAGIELHHMLRKGQFKFKSHLPIWEQFSSLAA, from the coding sequence ATGGATTTCAAGTGGAAGCACGCTGATCGTATGATTATCATAATGGCAATACGTTGGTATGTAAGCTACTCCCTGAGTTACAGACAAGTAGAAGAACTTTTAGCAGAGCGTGGTATTTTTGTAGATCACACGACCATTCATCGTTGGATTGTGGAATACGGTCCAAAATTACTTAAGAAGTTTTATAAGCTTAGGAAGCGTATCTGTGGAAGTTGGCGAATGGATGAGACTTACATCAAAGTAAAAGGTGAATGGTGTTATCTCTATAGGGCAGTGGATAAGCATGGTCAAACGATTGATATTTACCTTTCAAAACGAAGAGATACAACGAGTGCCAAACGTTTTTTCCAAAAATGCTTTCGTTCTTCTGGAATTCCAGAAAAGGTAAATATTGATAAAAGTGGCTCTAATACGGCAGCATTAAAGGCTATCAATAAAGATCTTAAATCTGCAGATAAGATCTTAATAAGACAAAATAAATATCTAAATAACCTTGTAGAGCAAGACCATCGATTTATAAAAAAGAAAGTGAAGCCTATGCTTGGTTTCTTCTCCTTGAAATCGGCGAGAGCTACTTTAGCTGGTATTGAACTCCATCATATGCTCAGAAAAGGGCAGTTCAAATTTAAAAGTCATTTACCTATTTGGGAGCAATTTAGCTCCCTCGCTGCATAA
- a CDS encoding multinuclear nonheme iron-dependent oxidase: MKIGISLSPQHVPKEYYEKSLKHPEIDFVEIVIEDFIYRKDFKAKETLQKILDHKPATAHGYSLSLLDPSPWEDNKLELHEKFLNSNSFLAWADHYALTTLDGIAFSSLTPAPIGIEAENLLNKRLSIIESKITSCPFYFENPAAPFLMEHQNSAVNIFPKCFKGRKSKMLLDISNLVANEINFGISADMELEKLNGVSIGEIHLAGGEWHENFYRDTHSSPVNKRSWDLLKQYRSIFDENTLIVIEREQKIPPFEETLEETRRVRSIFGI; encoded by the coding sequence TTGAAAATTGGAATATCCCTTTCCCCACAACATGTACCTAAAGAGTATTATGAAAAATCATTAAAACATCCAGAAATAGATTTTGTTGAAATAGTTATTGAAGATTTTATTTACCGTAAAGATTTTAAAGCAAAAGAAACACTTCAAAAAATATTAGATCACAAACCAGCAACTGCACATGGATATTCATTATCTTTGCTAGACCCTTCACCCTGGGAAGATAATAAATTAGAATTACACGAAAAATTTTTAAATTCTAATTCATTTTTAGCTTGGGCGGATCATTATGCTTTAACTACATTAGATGGAATAGCATTTTCCAGTCTAACACCAGCTCCCATTGGAATTGAGGCAGAAAATCTTCTTAATAAGAGATTAAGTATTATAGAATCCAAAATAACTTCATGTCCATTTTATTTTGAAAATCCTGCAGCACCATTTCTAATGGAACATCAAAATAGCGCGGTAAATATATTTCCAAAATGTTTTAAGGGAAGAAAATCAAAAATGCTTCTAGATATTTCAAATTTAGTTGCAAATGAAATAAATTTTGGTATCTCTGCAGATATGGAATTAGAAAAATTAAATGGAGTTTCAATTGGAGAAATTCATCTCGCAGGGGGTGAATGGCATGAAAATTTTTATAGAGATACTCATTCAAGTCCAGTTAATAAAAGAAGCTGGGATTTATTGAAACAATACCGATCAATATTTGATGAAAATACTTTAATTGTTATTGAACGTGAACAAAAAATCCCTCCATTTGAAGAAACTTTAGAGGAGACTCGACGTGTTAGATCAATTTTCGGGATTTAA